A single window of Gambusia affinis linkage group LG18, SWU_Gaff_1.0, whole genome shotgun sequence DNA harbors:
- the LOC122820887 gene encoding gastrula zinc finger protein XlCGF49.1-like, whose amino-acid sequence MDPPNRNRSKRTRWVSPSGPTDPKKPENQEGKLHCCPHCGKIFSRACGLWRHQKIHKGEKPYGCGECGKTFGQAAHLKRHQNIHSAEQSFLCPQCGNTFTQKETLKLHLERVHGRLQPYGCQDCGKRFSKRSNLKVHQLLHSGDKPHACEACGKRFRDRSHLRNHRVTHSGEKPFWCEECGKTFTRPGSLRKHQRIHTREKPYCCDIQVNVKYGCSPDEMFCSDPKRTTS is encoded by the exons ATGGACCCGCCGAACCGGAACCGCTCCAAGAGAACCAGATGGGTCTCCCCCTCTGGTCCCACCGACccaaag AAACCTGAGAACCAGGAGGGGAAACTCCACTGCTGTCCCCACTGTGGGAAAATCTTCAGCAGAGCCTGCGGCCTGTGGAGACACCAGAAGATCCACAAAGGAGAGAAGCCGTACGGCTGTGGTGAGTGTGGGAAGACTTTTGGCCAGGCGGCCCACCTGAAGCGGCACCAGAACATCCACAGCGCGGAGCAGAGCTTCCTCTGCCCACAGTGTGGGAACACCTTCACCCAGAAGGAAACCCTGAAGCTGCACCTGGAGCGTGTCCACGGCCGCCTGCAGCCCTACGGCTGTCAGGACTGCGGGAAACGCTTCTCCAAGCGCAGCAATCTCAAGGTCCACCAGCTGCTGCACAGCGGAGATAAGCCACACGCATGTGAGGCCTGTGGGAAAAGGTTCAGGGACCGCAGCCACCTGAGGAACCACCGGGTCACTCACAGCGGGGAGAAACCCTTCTGGTGCGAGGAGTGTGGGAAGACGTTCACCCGGCCCGGTTCCCTGAGGAAACACCAGAGGATCCACACCAGGGAGAAACCGTACTGCTGCGACATCCAGGTCAACGTGAAGTATGGATGTTCTCCAGATGAAATGTTCTGTTCTGACCCAAAGAGAACAACATCCTGA
- the LOC122820888 gene encoding serrate RNA effector molecule homolog, with product MGDSDDELDRRRRDKFRRERSDMERSREREERRRDDWADREWERGRERRRDYDRGRRDRFSPPRHISPQHKRLRRDWDDHRGEPYRYEPPYGGGGAPFPGAGPQAWHHDFPHLHPHPGGLPLQGRLGLLDPDLPPPGPPSMRSFKEFLLNMEDSVDETEAVKRYNQYKLDFRRQQLQDFFVQHKEHEWFRSKYHPDDIRVRRAESLGALQTRLAVFLFLLDNRWLDGVSLDMQHEAAIIKLLDAAVIKMEGGTDFDLQVLEAPAGGGGDAAEKSQAAPKEGSGGAQSGPEAAGGQKDGSDGAEGTKEPDKNHEDPGGLKEEREEEEEKTMKKGRKRKRSLSVDSGEGSGSDSDSSHSDKEEEEEEEERRQEREEAPPRPRPLHLTTSLFIRSIAPEVAKDEVIALCRRYPGFLRVALSDPQPERRFFRRCWATFDRSVNIKETCWNLQNVRLRDCELAPVVNRDLSRRVRTANGLTHHRPVARNDVRLAARLVHSLDQRGALWTTEAETNPVLQNITDYLIEEVSAEEEELIGAAGAADDPKATDVPVETDQNLLQVLDRLLLYLRLVHSVDYYNFCEYPAEDEMPHRCGLIHVRGPLPAARITPAEVTEHLRMCEERLAPLFSPTETLSEEEAVRLGKKDPEQEVETFLASNTQELSKDKWLCPLSGKKFKAPEFVRKHILNKHGDKVTAVRQEVEFFNNFLLDAKRPTLPEHKPLPPPPQAGPPGMAAFPGQSPQQQSLLGYPPGVRLPLPGFPGVGPHLAPGQFGPGRGHYDNFRGGGGGGGGAFPGKQRSSRGLRGDPRSIIEYRDLDAPDDLDFF from the exons ATGGGCGATAGCGACGACGAGTTGGACCGTCGGAGACGGGACAAGTTCAGGCGGGAACGCAGCGACATGGAGCGGtccagagagagggaggagcgCCGCAGGGACGACTGGGCCGACAG GGAGTGGGAGCGCGGCAGGGAGAGGAGGCGGGACTACGACCGCGGCCGAAGGGACCGCTTCTCCCCGCCGCGACACATCAGCCCGCAGCACAAACGGCTGAGGAGAGACTG GGACGACCACCGGGGGGAGCCGTACCGCTACGAGCCGCCCTATGGAGGAGGCGGGGCTCCGTTTCCAGGGGCGGGGCCTCAGGCCTGGCACCACGACTTCCCCCACCTGCACCCCCACCCCGGAGGGCTCCCCCTGCAGGGCAG gTTGGGGCTGCTGGACCCGGACCTGCCGCCTCCAGGACCGCCCAGCATGAGGAGCTTCAAG GAGTTCCTGCTGAACATGGAGGACAGCGTGGACGAGACGGAGGCGGTGAAGCGCTACAATCAGTACAAACTGGACTTCCGGcgccagcagctgcaggactTCTTCGTCCAGCACAAGGAGCACGAGTGGTTCCGGTCCAAGTACCACCCTGATGACATCAGAGTCAGGAGGGCGGAGTCTCTGGGCGCCCTGCAGACCCGGCTGGCCgtcttcctgttcctgctggaCAACCGCTGGCTGGACGGCGTCTCTCTGGACATGCAGCACGAGGCGGCCATCATCAAGCTGCTGGACGCAG CTGTGATCAAGATGGAGGGAGGGACGGACTTTGACCTGCAGGTCCTGGAggctccagcagggggcggcgGAGACGCAGCAGAGAAGAGCCAGGCGGCTCCAAAGGAGGGAAGCGGCGGCGCTCAGAGCGGGCCGGAGGCGGCCGGCGGTCAGAAGGACGGGTCAGACGGCGCTGAGGGAACCAAGGAACCCGACAAG AACCACGAGGATCCCGGCGGCCtgaaggaggagagagaggaagaggaggagaagacgaTGAAGAAG GGCAGGAAGAGGAAGCGCAGCCTGTCGGTGGACAGCGGCGAGGGCAGCGGCTCCGACTCCGACTCCTCCCACTCTGacaaggaggaagaggaggaagaagagg AGCGCCGTCAGGAGAGAGAGGAGGCTCCGCCCAGGCCCCGCCCCCTGCACTTGACCACCTCCCTGTTCATCAGGAGCATCGCTCCAGAGGTCGCCAAGGACGAGGTCATCGCC CTGTGTCGCAGGTACCCCGGCTTCCTGCGGGTGGCGCTGTCGGACCCTCAGCCAGAGCGGAG GTTCTTCCGGCGGTGCTGGGCGACCTTTGACCGCAGCGTCAACATCAAGGAGACCTGCTGGAACCTGCAGAACGTCAGG CTCAGGGACTGTGAGCTGGCGCCGGTGGTGAACCGGGACCTGAGCCGGCGGGTCCGGACCGCCAACGGCCTGACGCACCACCGGCCCGTGGCGAGGAACGACGTCCGGCTGGCGGCGCGGCTCGTCCACAGCCTGGACCAGCGGGGGGCGCTGTGGACCACAGAG GCGGAGACCAACCCGGTTCTGCAGAACATCACCGACTATCTGATCGAGGAGGTCAGCgccgaggaggaggagcttaTCGGGGCGGCCGGCGCCGCCGACGACCCCAAGGCCACCGACGTTCCCGTGGAAACGGACCAGAACCTGCTACAG GTTCTGGACCGGTTGCTGCTCTACCTGCGTCTGGTCCACTCTGTGGATTACTACAACTTCTGTGAGTATCCTGCTGAGGACGAGATGCCTCACCGCTGCGGCCTCATCCACGTCCGCGGCCCGCTGCCGGCGGCCCGCATCACTCCAGCAGAGG TGACTGAACACCTGAGGATGTGTGAGGAGCGTCTGGCTCCTCTCTTCTCACCGACAGAGACGCTGAGCGAAGAGGAAGCAGTTCGGCTCGGAAAGAAAGACCCGGAACAGGAG GTGGAGACGTTCCTGGCGTCCAACACTCAGGAGCTCAGTAAAGACAAGTGGCTCTGTCCTCTGAGTGGGAAGAAGTTCAAG gcCCCAGAGTTCGTCCGTAAACACATCCTGAACAAACACGGCGACAAGGTGACCGccgtcagacaggaagtggagttcttcaacaacttcctgttggatGCCAAGAGACCCACCCTCCCTGAGCACAAGCCCCTCCCACCGCCGCCTCAAG CCGGTCCTCCAGGCATGGCGGCGTTTCCTGGTCAATCTCCGCAGCAGCAAAGCCTTCTGGGATACCCTCCAGGCGTCAGGCTGCCGCTGCCCGGATTCCCAG GTGTGGGACCCCACCTGGCGCCGGGCCAGTTCGGGCCGGGCCGCGGTCACTATGACAActtcagaggaggaggaggaggaggaggaggagcgttTCCAGGGaaacagaggagcagcag GGGCCTGAGGGGCGACCCGCGGTCCATCATCGAGTACCGAGACCTGGACGCTCCGGACGACCTGGACTTCTTCTAG
- the LOC122820890 gene encoding pectinesterase inhibitor 10-like gives MRSVGGPSSPVSSSSEEAPPPLFSITSRRLQDEFLKERLRRLESRSDASSPRSSSPSSSCSPGSPASPAASPLLSSSPQAPPPPSPSSPPRQPDASTGLSLSSPELLLELTRRQTYPLRRVQRRSGLTTIFSGRGRQVSGSSP, from the exons ATGAGGTCTGTTGGAGGCCCTTCCTCGCccgtctcctcttcctcagaggAAGCTCCGCCCCCGCTCTTCTCCATCACCAGCCGGCGGCTCCAAGACGAGTTCCTGAAAG AGCGCCTGAGGAGGCTGGAGTCCCGGAGCGACGCCTCCTCCCCGCgaagctcctccccctcctcctcctgctcccccGGAAGCCCCGCCTCCCCCGCTGCATCCCCCCTGCTCTCCTCCTCCCCAcaggccccgccccctcccTCCCCCAGCTCCCCCCCCAGGCAGCCTGACGCCTCCACAG GTCTGTCCCTGTCCAGTCCAGAGCTGCTGTTGGAGCTGACAAGGAGACAGACTTATCCTCTGAGACGCGTCCAGAGGCGCAGCGGACTGACCACCATCTTCTCTGGACGAGGACGACAG GTCTCAGGCTCCTCCCCCTAG
- the znhit1 gene encoding zinc finger HIT domain-containing protein 1, whose translation MFKVYLGFVCIYFFLIGVSNSFWDIRVSFSLTPAACRSIKMVLEKKSSARVEAGQRRVLDEATRQRRLTRQLEALEKDNFQDDPLSSLPPPGPTARLPAFSETEEPEKKRRKTRGDHFKQRFRKNFTTLLEEENLSERAEPNYLSAAAPPSSLPPRLFCCVCGFPSHYTCTTCGGRYCSSRCLLTHRETRCLKWTL comes from the exons atgttcaaagtatatttaggttttgtttgtatttatttcttcctCATTGGGGTCAGTAACAGTTTCTGGGACATTCGCGTTTCGTTTAGTTTGACCCCTGCGGCCTGCCGTTCAATCAAGATGGTACTGGAGAAGAAAAGCTCTG CCCGGGTCGAAGCGGGTCAGCGCAGGGTTCTGGATGAGGCGACCCGGCAGAGGAGGCTGACCCGGCAGCTGGAGGCTCTGGAGAAAGACAACTTCCAG GACGACCCCCTGTCCTCCCTGCCCCCCCCTGGTCCCACGGCCCGACTCCCAGCCTTCAGTGAGACAGAGGAGCCAG agaagaagaggaggaagacgaggggCGATCACTTCAAGCAGCGCTTCAGAAAGAACTTCACCAccctgctggaggaggag AACCTGTCGGAGAGGGCGGAGCCTAACTACCTGTCAGCGGCGGCCCCGCCCTCCTCTCTGCCTCCTCGTCTTTTCTGCTGCGTCTGCGGCTTCCCGTCCCACTACACCTGCACCACCTGCGGGGGGCGctactgcagcagcaggtgtcTGCTCACGCACAGGGAGACCAG GTGTCTGAAGTGGACGCTCTGA
- the plod3 gene encoding multifunctional procollagen lysine hydroxylase and glycosyltransferase LH3 isoform X1 — protein sequence MASCRLLWLTAVCFLSSAWAEQRKLSPENLLVVTAATEETDGFRRFVKTAAQFNYSLKVLGLGEEWKGGDVARTVGGGQKVRWLKEELLKHSEEQQLVVMFVDSYDVILAAGPDELLTRFSSLGHRVVFSAEGFCWPDQRLASKYPQVHSGKRYLNSGGFIGFSSDLAAIVQQWKFKDNDDDQLFYTRIYLDQKQRTRFNMTLDHRSRIFQNLNGAIDEVVLKFERSKVRVRNVAYDTLPVVIHGNGPTKLQLNYLGNYVPTAWTYEHGCGGCDDDLLLLGDRQDVDLPLVFLSVFIEHPTPFLDEFLERLVTMNYPKTRIRLFIHNNVVYHEQHIQRFWERHRVLFPDAVLVGPEENLPEEKARTMAIEACQKNLGCDYFFSIDSDVALTNPDTLRILMEENKSVIAPMLSKHGKLWSNFWGALSPDGFYSRSEDYIEIVQGKRIGLWNVPYITQVYLVKGSVLRSKLSQVSLFVDEGMDPDMVFCRTIRDQVTPWALYQNPIRFLWPGLTGATVCPQGVFMFVSNRDEFGRLVASASFNTSRLHPDMWQIFDNPLDWREKYVHENYSKIFEEASGVVEQPCPDVYWFPAFSEKMCDHLVETMEDNGQWSGGSHKDERLAGGYENVPTVDIHMNQIGFEKEWLKFLKDYIAPVTEKLYPGYYPKAHSIMNFVVRYRPDEQPSLRPHHDSSTFTINIALNRKGVDYQGGGCRFLRYDCKVESPRKGWSFMHPGRLTHYHEGLPTTQGTRYIMVAFVDP from the exons ATGGCGTCCTGTCGGCTTCTCTGGCTCACTGCCGTCTGCTTCCTCAGCTCCGCGTGGGCCGAACAGCGGAAGCTCTCACCAG AAAATCTGCTGGTCGTTACCGCGGCAACGGAGGAGACAGACGGCTTCAGGCGCTTCGTGAAGACGGCGGCGCAGTTCAACTACAGCCTGAAG GTGCTGGGCCTGGGGGAGGAGTGGAAGGGCGGAGACGTGGCCCGGACGGTGGGCGGAGGTCAGAAGGTCAGGTGGCtgaaggaggagctgctgaagcactcggaggagcagcagctggtgGTCATGTTCGTAGACAG CTACGATGTGATCCTGGCGGCCGGTCCAGACGAGCTACTGACCCGGTTCTCCTCTCTGGGCCACCGGGTCGTTTTCTCTGCCGAGGGGTTCTGCTGGCCCGACCAGCGCCTGGCCTCCAAGTACCCCCAGGTGCATTCTGGGAAGCGCTACCTGAACTCTGGAG GTTTCATCGGGTTCTCCTCGGACCTGGCCGCCATCGTCCAGCAGTGGAAGTTCAAGGACAACGACGACGACCAGCTGTTCTACACCCGGATCTACCTGGACCAGAAGCAGAGG ACCCGGTTCAACATGACTCTGGACCACCGATCCAGGATCTTCCAGAACCTCAACGGAGCCATCG ACGAGGTGGTCTTGAAGTttgagaggtcaaaggtcagagtgaGGAACGTGGCCTACGACACGCTTCCTGTGGTCATCCACGGCAACGGACCCACCAAG CTGCAGCTCAACTACCTGGGAAACTACGTCCCAACGGCCTGGACCTACGAACACGGCTGTGGAGGCTGCGACGACGACCTGCTGTTGCTAGGCGACCGCCAG GATGTTGACCTCCCTCTGGTCTTCCTGTCGGTCTTCATCGAACATCCGACTCCCTTCCTGGACGAGTTCCTGGAGCGTCTGGTCACCATGAACTACCCCAAGACTCGGATCCGCCTCTTCATCCACAACAAC GTGGTGTACCATGAGCAACACATCCAGCGGTTCTGGGAGCGCCACAGGGTTCTGTTCCCGGACGCGGTTCTGGTCGGACCTGAGGAGAACCTCCCGGAGGAGAAGGCCAGAACCATGGCGAT TGAGGCGTGCCAGAAGAACCTGGGCTGCGATTACTTCTTCAGCATCGACTCGGACGTGGCGCTGACCAACCCGGACACGCTCCGGATCCTCATGGAGGAGAACAA GTCCGTCATCGCCCCCATGCTGTCCAAACACGGCAAACTGTGGAGCAACTTCTGGGGCGCTCTGAGTCCGGACGGGTTCTACTCGCGCTCCGAGGATTACATCGAGATCGTCCAGGGAAAGAGGAT CGGGCTCTGGAACGTGCCCTACATCACCCAGGTCTACCTGGTGAAGGGCAGCGTCCTGCGGTCCAAACTCTCCCAGGTCAGCCTGTTTGTAGACGAGGGAATGGACCCGGACATGGTGTTCTGCAGAACCATCAGAGATCAGGTAACGCCGTGGGCTTTGTACCAGAACCCGATCCGATTCCTGTGGCCCGGACTCACCGGCGCCACCGTGTGTCCTCAGGGCGTCTTCATGTTCGTCTCCAACCGAGACGAGTTCGGCCGGCTGGTGGCGTCCGCCTCCTTCAACACCTCCAGACTCCACCCAGACATGTGGCAGATCTTCGACAACCCGCTG GACTGGAGGGAGAAGTACGTCCACGAGAACTACTCCAAGATCTTTGAGGAGGCCAGCGGTGTGGTGGAGCAG CCCTGTCCAGATGTCTACTGGTTCCCGGCCTTCTCTGAGAAGATGTGTGACCATCTGGTGGAGACCATGGAGGACAACGGCCAGTGGTCCGGAGGGTCCCACAAG GACGAGCGTCTGGCCGGCGGCTACGAGAACGTCCCCACCGTGGACATCCACATGAACCAGATCGGCTTCGAGAAGGAGTGGCTCAAGTTCCTCAAGGACTACATCGCCCCCGTCACCGAGAAACTCTACCCCGGATACTACCCCAAG GCCCACTCCATCATGAACTTTGTGGTCCGGTACCGTCCAGACGAGCAGCCGTCTCTGCGGCCGCATCACGACTCTTCAACCTTCACCATCAACATCGCCCTGAACAGGAAGGGCGTCGACTACCAG GGTGGAGGCTGCAGGTTCCTGCGCTATGACTGTAAGGTGGAGTCTCCTAGGAAGGGCTGGTCCTTCATGCATCCCGGCCGCCTCACCCACTACCACGAGGGTCTGCCCACCACCCAGGGCACCCGCTACATCATGGTGGCCTTCGTCGACCCCTGA
- the plod3 gene encoding multifunctional procollagen lysine hydroxylase and glycosyltransferase LH3 isoform X2: protein MASCRLLWLTAVCFLSSAWAEQRKLSPENLLVVTAATEETDGFRRFVKTAAQFNYSLKVLGLGEEWKGGDVARTVGGGQKVRWLKEELLKHSEEQQLVVMFVDSYDVILAAGPDELLTRFSSLGHRVVFSAEGFCWPDQRLASKYPQVHSGKRYLNSGGFIGFSSDLAAIVQQWKFKDNDDDQLFYTRIYLDQKQRTRFNMTLDHRSRIFQNLNGAIDEVVLKFERSKVRVRNVAYDTLPVVIHGNGPTKLQLNYLGNYVPTAWTYEHGCGGCDDDLLLLGDRQDVDLPLVFLSVFIEHPTPFLDEFLERLVTMNYPKTRIRLFIHNNVVYHEQHIQRFWERHRVLFPDAVLVGPEENLPEEKARTMAIEACQKNLGCDYFFSIDSDVALTNPDTLRILMEENKSVIAPMLSKHGKLWSNFWGALSPDGFYSRSEDYIEIVQGKRIGLWNVPYITQVYLVKGSVLRSKLSQVSLFVDEGMDPDMVFCRTIRDQGVFMFVSNRDEFGRLVASASFNTSRLHPDMWQIFDNPLDWREKYVHENYSKIFEEASGVVEQPCPDVYWFPAFSEKMCDHLVETMEDNGQWSGGSHKDERLAGGYENVPTVDIHMNQIGFEKEWLKFLKDYIAPVTEKLYPGYYPKAHSIMNFVVRYRPDEQPSLRPHHDSSTFTINIALNRKGVDYQGGGCRFLRYDCKVESPRKGWSFMHPGRLTHYHEGLPTTQGTRYIMVAFVDP from the exons ATGGCGTCCTGTCGGCTTCTCTGGCTCACTGCCGTCTGCTTCCTCAGCTCCGCGTGGGCCGAACAGCGGAAGCTCTCACCAG AAAATCTGCTGGTCGTTACCGCGGCAACGGAGGAGACAGACGGCTTCAGGCGCTTCGTGAAGACGGCGGCGCAGTTCAACTACAGCCTGAAG GTGCTGGGCCTGGGGGAGGAGTGGAAGGGCGGAGACGTGGCCCGGACGGTGGGCGGAGGTCAGAAGGTCAGGTGGCtgaaggaggagctgctgaagcactcggaggagcagcagctggtgGTCATGTTCGTAGACAG CTACGATGTGATCCTGGCGGCCGGTCCAGACGAGCTACTGACCCGGTTCTCCTCTCTGGGCCACCGGGTCGTTTTCTCTGCCGAGGGGTTCTGCTGGCCCGACCAGCGCCTGGCCTCCAAGTACCCCCAGGTGCATTCTGGGAAGCGCTACCTGAACTCTGGAG GTTTCATCGGGTTCTCCTCGGACCTGGCCGCCATCGTCCAGCAGTGGAAGTTCAAGGACAACGACGACGACCAGCTGTTCTACACCCGGATCTACCTGGACCAGAAGCAGAGG ACCCGGTTCAACATGACTCTGGACCACCGATCCAGGATCTTCCAGAACCTCAACGGAGCCATCG ACGAGGTGGTCTTGAAGTttgagaggtcaaaggtcagagtgaGGAACGTGGCCTACGACACGCTTCCTGTGGTCATCCACGGCAACGGACCCACCAAG CTGCAGCTCAACTACCTGGGAAACTACGTCCCAACGGCCTGGACCTACGAACACGGCTGTGGAGGCTGCGACGACGACCTGCTGTTGCTAGGCGACCGCCAG GATGTTGACCTCCCTCTGGTCTTCCTGTCGGTCTTCATCGAACATCCGACTCCCTTCCTGGACGAGTTCCTGGAGCGTCTGGTCACCATGAACTACCCCAAGACTCGGATCCGCCTCTTCATCCACAACAAC GTGGTGTACCATGAGCAACACATCCAGCGGTTCTGGGAGCGCCACAGGGTTCTGTTCCCGGACGCGGTTCTGGTCGGACCTGAGGAGAACCTCCCGGAGGAGAAGGCCAGAACCATGGCGAT TGAGGCGTGCCAGAAGAACCTGGGCTGCGATTACTTCTTCAGCATCGACTCGGACGTGGCGCTGACCAACCCGGACACGCTCCGGATCCTCATGGAGGAGAACAA GTCCGTCATCGCCCCCATGCTGTCCAAACACGGCAAACTGTGGAGCAACTTCTGGGGCGCTCTGAGTCCGGACGGGTTCTACTCGCGCTCCGAGGATTACATCGAGATCGTCCAGGGAAAGAGGAT CGGGCTCTGGAACGTGCCCTACATCACCCAGGTCTACCTGGTGAAGGGCAGCGTCCTGCGGTCCAAACTCTCCCAGGTCAGCCTGTTTGTAGACGAGGGAATGGACCCGGACATGGTGTTCTGCAGAACCATCAGAGATCAG GGCGTCTTCATGTTCGTCTCCAACCGAGACGAGTTCGGCCGGCTGGTGGCGTCCGCCTCCTTCAACACCTCCAGACTCCACCCAGACATGTGGCAGATCTTCGACAACCCGCTG GACTGGAGGGAGAAGTACGTCCACGAGAACTACTCCAAGATCTTTGAGGAGGCCAGCGGTGTGGTGGAGCAG CCCTGTCCAGATGTCTACTGGTTCCCGGCCTTCTCTGAGAAGATGTGTGACCATCTGGTGGAGACCATGGAGGACAACGGCCAGTGGTCCGGAGGGTCCCACAAG GACGAGCGTCTGGCCGGCGGCTACGAGAACGTCCCCACCGTGGACATCCACATGAACCAGATCGGCTTCGAGAAGGAGTGGCTCAAGTTCCTCAAGGACTACATCGCCCCCGTCACCGAGAAACTCTACCCCGGATACTACCCCAAG GCCCACTCCATCATGAACTTTGTGGTCCGGTACCGTCCAGACGAGCAGCCGTCTCTGCGGCCGCATCACGACTCTTCAACCTTCACCATCAACATCGCCCTGAACAGGAAGGGCGTCGACTACCAG GGTGGAGGCTGCAGGTTCCTGCGCTATGACTGTAAGGTGGAGTCTCCTAGGAAGGGCTGGTCCTTCATGCATCCCGGCCGCCTCACCCACTACCACGAGGGTCTGCCCACCACCCAGGGCACCCGCTACATCATGGTGGCCTTCGTCGACCCCTGA
- the LOC122820894 gene encoding cytochrome b5 domain-containing protein 1 yields MKRRPRYFTPAEVASHFTADDLWVSFLGKVCDLTPLMKQHQGDVLLLPIMECAGKDISSWFDPKTRDILRFVDPVTCCERYYTPRGRVVHTPPSGPRSDWDTDLGQPWWKDRRYEVGLLSTKTRWIRVVNTLTSQEQLLEVCSEETLEEILQRYLRHNAHASSYTWKYHGDVLDMQKTLNDNGVTDDDLELEHLRMDRDLFVPAILLYFNDDLTEG; encoded by the exons ATGAAGAGGCGGCCCCGGTACTTCACCCCCGCGGAGGTGGCCTCTCACTTCACGGCGGACGACCTGTGGGTCTCCTTCCTGGGCAAAGTGTGCGACCTGACCCCGCTGATGAAGCAGCACCAGG GTGACGTGCTGCTGCTGCCCATCATGGAGTGTGCTGGGAAGGACATCAGCAGCTGGTTCGACCCAAAGACCAGAGAc ATCCTGAGGTTTGTGGACCCTGTGACGTGCTGCGAGCGGTACTACACCCCCAGGGGGCGCGTCGTGCACACGCCGCCCAGCGGGCCGCGGTCCGACTGGGACACGGACCTGGGCCAGCCCTGGTGGAAGGACCGCCGCTACGAGGTGGGGCTGCTGTCGACCAAAACCCGCTGGATCCGCGTGGTCAACACGCTGACGTCAcaggagcagctgctggag GTGTGCTCGGAGGAGACCCTGGAGGAGATCCTGCAGCGCTACCTGCGCCACAACGCCCACGCCAGCAGCTACACCTGGAAGTACCACGGAGACGTCCTGGACATGCAGAAGACGCTGAACGATAACGGCGTCACGGACGACGACCTGGAGCTGGAGCATCTCAGGATGGACCGCGACCTCTTCGTCCCCGCCATCCTGCTCTACTTCAACGACGACCTCACCGAGGGATGA